In Ananas comosus cultivar F153 linkage group 10, ASM154086v1, whole genome shotgun sequence, the sequence agagaggagagagagagagagagagaatcaagaaagagaaagagagttgtgagaggtagagagagaaatagagagagataattaagggagagagaggagagagagagagagagagagagagaatNATACAACTATTTTAAGTCCTTTTTGCCTTTTCCTTGATTAAAGTTCCCTTTTTAGCTAATGTGGGCACAATGGTCATAAAGTTAAAAAggtatatttttgttatatccACTACTTTGTTAATTCTCCTTTCCTAATCCAATATTATGTACACACTTAACTACGTACATGTGTGATGTTTATTATCTAgtgttcttatatatatatgcttttttcGGTCATTTATTGTGTTTCTAACTTGTTCAAGTTTTTTGCTTGTTATTTTAGGTTCGTAAGAAGAAGCTCGCGAGCTCCACAAGCAAAGGAGATGAATACGAGACCGAATTGTTGGAGCAATTCGTCGATACCGACGCGACAAAAGAGTTCTTCACGAGGCTCGACCTTCAACTCAACAAGGTGAACCAATTCTACAAAGCAAAGGAGAAGGAATTCTTAGAGAGAGGGGAGTCACTAAAGAAGCAAATGGACATACTCCTCGAGCTTGAATCCATGATTAAATCGCAAAATGTAAAGGGTCCAGTGATCAATAATGAATCAAATGAGGCTCCTTCTATGTGTTCCTCAATCACAAATGGtaagagaattattattattattatcattattattgttatcactattggctattgatATAAGTGTTACATGGAGTAATGTATGATTAAgtaattatatgtaaaatttttgttaataagAAATTTGAAATGCTTAATAGTGCAATTCCATACATGAAATCAATAAATTCATAATGCTAGATCATGATGTActtaaaattgtacaaaatgcATAGAAAATGTTGTTGCAATTTAtcaccctatatatataataaaaaaaaatatgcccacattactattttatatgtttctaaTTGCGGAAAATGGTATGAGTACATGACCTTCTAATACccttcttgatttttttttcctttttttttggcttataaGAAGAGGAATCCACCAAGATTACTATAGAATTCGAAAGAACCGAAGACAACTTCTCCGACTCACAAAGGCTCGATGATTCGTCAAATTTCATGAAAGTGAGAACAGAAGAAGCAAAGCTAAGAAGTCTCTCAAATAGAGTGATAAATTGCGGTGCGAAAAATTTAACAATCAATATACCATTCACTACTCCTTCGAGGACTATATCCGCGATAAGTGACTTGATGTGGAAGGACATATTTAGCTCGTCGAAGAAATGCGACGCCAACGGCGTAAATAAGCTTAGGATTAACAAGACTAAGCTTCACCATGCagagaaaatgatcaaaggaggctTCATTGAGTTGTACAAAGGGTTGGGGTACCTTCAAAACTATCGGTACAACTCCATATATAATCGAACTttaaaaaagaacataaaatattttgaaaaaaaaatttgatgtaaatgaaatttgaagtttgtttTTACATATCCCGCAAAATCATTTACTCATGCATGaacttttgtatatatatttatactccTCGAAAGTGCAATTTCTTTAAAATAAccatgatatatattttaattaacttgggggaaaaaatcattataaaataTACCATGATATGTATATGAAAATTGTGATTTTTCAGTGAAAATATGTAAATAGATCTCAAATTAAGGATAGCACATACCatcatacaaaaaataaataaataaaataaaataaaataaaataatcttgtGATAAATTAATAGATATTTATTACATGTAGGTTTATGTTGCAGGAACCTGAACATGCTAGCTTTTGTAAAGATCTTAAAGAAATTTGACAAGGTAGGATATCACATTTTCCTCATAGGTTGTTTTTAAtttagtgtatatatattttttgatcatAATAGTTTAGTAaagtttgattaatttattgtaTGCATCTCAGGTGACAGGGAAACAAATCCTTCCTGATTATCTCAAAGTAGTAGAGAGCTCCTATTTCAATAGCTCAGAAAaggcacctctctctctctctctctctctagattcatGTAGATGTTGTTGAGCTTAATTGTGTATTTGCTTGCTTTGCATGATTATTAGTTTAAGCCTAAATGAAGTCCAAATGTATAGTTATGCATGTTGGCTCAAAGGAGCTAGCATCCTGTCTTGTGGCAGGAGGTCAGATTGAGCTGAGTCGTGTTCGAAATGATGGGAGGCTATGTTGGGCTAAATCGTgtttgaagtggcgtgaggttggTTGGGTCGAATCACAATCAAGATCCGACCGTGGGCGCTTGTTTGTATGCTTTAATTAAGTGTATTGATTACGTATTTTTAATAGCTcaagcttttgaaattaatggttagcactaACAATCCGACAATGCAATGTACCAATTGCAGCCCGGAAGGTCTAGCGCGACTCTCTGAGCTTGTGTGTCTACCTATCTTGCATGATTATAGTTtcggattcttttttttttttttgagagataggtattGGACCTAATAAATTATtcttgctagcgggtcgggtcgttatatATCCAGCATATTGATCGTGGCCTAGAGGGTCTAGGGttttgactctctctctctattcttttCATGTGTGCATGTATAAATACACGCACAAcatatacaataattaaaattcacatcacacttatttaaacatgtTCATAAGTATGTATGATTATTTCCAAACATCGATTTGACATTTTTAGAACATCATTTTAAGCACCTAACTAAAAATGCAACAAACAACTAATCATAATCACTCGAATTTACCTCGCGCTACCGACAATGCAAATCACAGGCGATTAAGCTAATGGACGAGGTCGAAGAGATCTTCGTCAAGCATTTCGCGAAGGGCGACGAACGAAAGGCGATGAAGTACCTCAAGCCCCAACATCGCGACGAATCGCACTCAAAAACATTCTTCATTGGTAATTTTCCAAACTTTGAACTCATCATACATTTAGTTTTTGCTCATGCTACATATTTTTGCTCTCATTTTAGGGTTATTCACTGGATGCTTCATCGCGTTATTCATCGGTTATTGCACAATGTATCGATGTTCCGATAACCCTATCTACATGGAAATTGATTATCATGTACTTAGGTGCTTAAACAAAGTTTAATCGATTTTAATTTTCTCGATCGCcttttgtgaaattttgatcGTAATTTGGGGGACCAAAATGTAACCTAATCTTGTTATGTGAATACTACTAAATGAAGCATGTTTAGCCTCTTGTTTCTACACTTGTTTCTCTATGGATGCAACATACTCATGTGGCGAAAGGCGCGAATCATTTATAGCTTTATATTTGAGTTTAGCCCTAGCAAGGAGTTGGATCATGaagtaaactaattatttacttcaataaatttatagttgtgagaattacaTGAAGTATATTAACTAAACCTGTAAAGGTGAGCcgcgcattcaaattttgaactcaaaatgCCGTGCacagactcaaatcaaacaaattgaaaggtcgGATAGCTCAGGtatgttctatatgtttttaccttTTTCAAACCATAACTGTGgacttaattttgaatttaatgcATTTATTTTATGAATAATTGGGGGGTTTGAATTTTGTGTTGAGACTAATTCACTCCAATTTTGGTTGCATGGACTCAAAAGTAATTCATTTGTCTTGGCGGGTCTTGAGGTAATTCGACGAGGGCATTGGAATTTCTATAGGTAAGTAATGATTTGcgtattttgaaaaaataaaaggatcTAGATGCAAAATTCACCATAAAATAATGAGCAAAATATGTGGGTAAATTACATCATTGGTCACTCAactttttgattaaattttatttaggtCATTGGAACTTCAATTTCTTTCAATTAAGGCACTAAACTTTAACTTGTATTTTAATTCAGTCCCTATTCGAAggattaatttattattcgatGATTACATATTACTAACCcttttatttgcaaaattatgaaacaaaataataaaatgaactaattgaaataaaaataaaaactactaATATGTAACTTTATTTGAATTGAATTATGCTTAAGAGATAATAATAGTTTGTTTNACttgctttaaaaataattcCTGTTTAACCCTGCTTTTCCAGTCTACTGTACTACTACGAAACCAAATAGCAGTCGAATAAGACTAACACATAAAAAACTGAGATTACATTAAGCAGAAGACTTCAAATAGATATGCATTCTGTTTCCTATCAATGCATGCAACTGCACACATCCAAAATTAAATTCCTACACAGATGAAATTCATTTTATAGCAATCAAACTTCTGTGTTTGAAGTCGAGTAGAGAAAGCTACTCTGAAAGTCGGGTTTTAGAATTTGTTTTAGAAAAgcagtataaaatataaaccaAATAGTGCAAACTCCATAAAAAGACAGAAATTGTTTAAGTGTCTCACCGTCGTGTATATTATTATGCCTTAAATCACGTCCATGATTTGAAGAGCCGCTTGTGCAAACAGAAATTGACTCCAAATCACTGACAAGCTGTCaaacaaaaagagaataattttaatactttaGACAAGGTTCAATGGATATTTCAAATTAcatacgagaagaattacccggTCCCAAGACTCATTAACCACGGTTAACGTGCCGGTGTACGTCTTCTGTTTCTCTTTTAGCTGATTCAATTTATCCTCAAGAACAAGGTACTCGACTTTCTGGGCTTCTACTTGTTCAACAAGCTTTTGATTTTTGTATTTAAGCACAGCAACATCAAGCTGGGAAAAATCAAAGAAACAAAGGAATACATGCACATTAGATAAGTATAATGGaaatttgtgaaaaataaataaatgccaATGAAGTAGCTGTTCTAGTGAACATACGATGAACTTACAAAAAAACGTCAAATTTGTCGCTAAACATGTATATGCAGATTCAGACACTGACAAAAAACTTACCCACAAAACAAGGAGTTTACTCTGGAATTTCTGTAATAGGATAGGCGTGCTTCCTCCTTTCCGGAGCCAATTCCTAGCTTGCGATATTACAGAAATTCCAGAGTAATAGACCTTACATAAATCACCGTAGGAAAGCTCAAGAACTATACCCTAGAACTAGAATGATACTCTATTTTCTTATAGACGGATTACTTTGCTTTCTTCCGATTATTTCCTGCAAATCATTCATAATAATTAGGCATTTCTCGGACGGATTTTCCTTTGGAAGATCATTCTCGAATGTGATATGACTAGCATTTATCACGACAGCAGCTGATCTCTGATTTGCAGACTTAAGCAGAGTAGGTAAGGGACACAAAATTTGtccaagaaaaagaaacttAACTATTATTATGAATTACCTTTTTTCTACTATGGTAAACAGAAGCACTCTAGTATCATCGGTTAACCTTATTTTCCAGTAAAGTTCGATTCTTTTTTGGCCCTAGCAAGCTTTCTTCTTTCTTAAATGATGTATAACCAAATTACTTTCCTGACAACATGAGAGCAGGGGATATAAAACATCAAACCACCAGATACACGGCCTATACCCAAAATTAGGATcgcccaaaaccctaaaaattgCACAATCGATCAACATAAGGATAAATCCGCCAGGAATACGAGCATTGGCAACAACAAACGACAAATTTCAACGATCCCAAATATCATCTACTAGCGCGAATTCAAGAAAGCAGAGAGTGATCATACCTTCTTATCCTCCGAAAAAGGAGGGAGTGGCTGCTTCTTCGCGGCCGCACCAGCCGTGGGGGAGATGGAGCTGAAGTGGCGCCGCTTCCTATCCGGCTCTCCAGTGCTCCCCATGGCCCTATCTCCTGAGAACACAGAAACCCTAACCAATCGCTCCAGCCATGTGAGCTCGGAAACGCAACCAAATTGCGACCGTATAACCAAAATCAGATTAAAACCGCAGATCCAAAGGCAGATACTCCACTCCCAAACCGCGGATCAGCAAAAGaattggaaaaaagaaaaattaggggATAATCGAGCCACGGAAATCTAGGGCCAGAGGTAAGAGCCCCGGTTGCGATTATTTTAGGGCAAGAACCGATCTTTACTGCTATTTAAGGTTTCGATCGGATAGAGTAGGGAGGGGAGAGAAGGGTTTTGTTATGCTtcggagagggagagagagagagagagagagagagagagagaggtgggtggGTGGGTACAAATGGAAGGTGAGGTAAAAGGACATGGGAACAAACAAATCCTTAATTTTCATGCATGAAAAATATTAAGATTGGTAggggattaattaattatcattattattattattattattgttgttgtttttattacTAAAATAGTGCAAATGTGGGGGCTCAATACAATTATTACA encodes:
- the LOC109716245 gene encoding phosphate transporter PHO1 homolog 1-like, encoding MVWTGRTAVSVTRFTGTLAGVHGWHLVSGPPGAHGAPAQVGTAAVGANQVRKKKLASSTSKGDEYETELLEQFVDTDATKEFFTRLDLQLNKVNQFYKAKEKEFLERGESLKKQMDILLELESMIKSQNVKGPVINNESNEAPSMCSSITNEEESTKITIEFERTEDNFSDSQRLDDSSNFMKVRTEEAKLRSLSNRVINCGAKNLTINIPFTTPSRTISAISDLMWKDIFSSSKKCDANGVNKLRINKTKLHHAEKMIKGGFIELYKGLGYLQNYRNLNMLAFVKILKKFDKVTGKQILPDYLKVVESSYFNSSEKAIKLMDEVEEIFVKHFAKGDERKAMKYLKPQHRDESHSKTFFIGLFTGCFIALFIGYCTMYRCSDNPIYMEIDYHVLRCLNKV
- the LOC109716246 gene encoding E3 ubiquitin-protein ligase BRE1-like 1, with product MGSTGEPDRKRRHFSSISPTAGAAAKKQPLPPFSEDKKLDVAVLKYKNQKLVEQVEAQKVEYLVLEDKLNQLKEKQKTYTGTLTVVNESWDRLVSDLESISVCTSGSSNHGRDLRHNNIHDGI